The stretch of DNA ATTAGTTTAGGCAGCCTAACAGACGTAAGAAGTTGGTACTCTAATAAATGGAACTGTTATCTAAGATTTTAGGGCTTTCAATTTCTAATGTCTTTTTGTGGGATATTGCTTTGAActaacattgtttttttttttaatttatatTGCTGAGATCATTTTTGAAGGGAAATCAACTTTATCGTTGAGAGCCGAatgagactttgctttggaATATAttgttttaaaacaaaaattattATTAAAGGCCTTGAACGTATTGCCAGCGGGATTTTTATTTGTAAGATTTATTGAGATATTCCCACAGGGTGTGAGGCATGCGGCGTTACACTTGTTTAAATCTACTCAAATAGGAGGAATTATTTGAACTCTCAATTTACATTGGACACAACATTTTTGGTGGGTCATTGATCACctatttcaagttttcagataggagcattttgcatttcaaagaTCGCCAGATTCAAAGTATCAAAAACTGTCTTTGAAATAGACTTAAGTTGATTTTGTGTGAGGCTGTATTAATGAACGTAAGTTTGTTAATAGAAAGTCATAGTACATAAACGTACATGGACTTTGACCATTGGCCAGGTATTGCATACAACCTCAGAAGCGAGAAAGTCGAGGTCAAACTTTCGAGTCTGCCAAGAGTTCGATCATATTTTCCCACTTCTCAAGCGAATTGGgatgaaaatgagagagaaagaaaaagaatgtatATTCTGCAACTGTTAGACATCTTCGGGCTCCAACAAATAACTTTTGTCCTCGCTTTCAAAGTTTTCTGCCCAATCTTGAGGGTATTCGGTTTTGACATTGTTCCCTTGCCATTTATCCATAATACCATTGTCCATGGTGTTCCATTCAGCGAACTGCTGTAcgttcattttttgatgtcTCTAGAAATACACAGCATGTACAAGAGAAAAAGCCTTGATGAGAAGAGTAGTAACtttcagatcaagatgcataCAGGGTGTCCCAAAAGTTTTTACATGTTCTAAAAGCGATGTTTGATGGCAAGTACTCATTAGTGAAATTAGTGTTCATCCTTCGGTCAAGATattgacttttttattttcaagtgtTCAAACGCAATTATCGCCGTTTTCTAAAACCTATGGCTTAAATTCATCGCAATACTTTTatgaaaaatcatatttttgccttttaaacAATAGTAATTGGATACAATAACAAGTGGTCGAGTGGTCGAGTAAGTGGTAGCTTTCCAGGCAATCATTCCACCAATATGAATTCAAGCCCTCACAAAACGGGCATTTCCCATTCAGATGGTACCCCAAGTGTGAGTTCACAAATATTCAGTTGGATGGAGGATGCacaaattgtcaattttgagcGAACTCCCCTCCACCACACCCCCATTCCCCAAGGAGATCCTTCTCAAGATATCAAAGGCCAGAGCGTCAAGTGACCTACTGCCTGAGAAACACGCAAGGAATCTTCAGAGAACGTGCAAATTGGGCGCTTTGTGGCCTCAAATTACATGCAAGTCGAGTGAGGCGCTAATAAAGTTGAGTCCTCACTTCAAAGCGATATTATCTTTTTTGCAACCATATCACGTACTCTAGGATATATTCAAACAAGCTCTccatatttgatttttgacgCTGTTGCTTAACTATTCTTCGAGCAGGATTTTTCTGACCTTCACATTTTACAGTTGCAAATAGAAAGTTGGAACTCCCTCTGAGATTTGGCAGAAAGGTCGTTTTAGTCTCTTAGGGTTTCATTTGCAGTATTGAGTGATAAAAAACACATTGTACTTTGGACAATGGGCATGGTTATGAATAAGCTCACTTTGCCTCTTCGATTGCCGTTCGTGTTTTGTTGGCGCTTTCTCCACGAAACAATGCCGTTTCAGTCAATCGAGTGtccaataatgcaaaaataacaaaaacaaacggAAAGCTACCATTTCCCATTTTCTTGGAATCAACCAATGGTAAAGCACTTCTTCATCCCATCTACTAAAAGGCATGGCAAGTTGGCATTTATGAATCGGACTCGGAAATCAATAAATTAACCAAGCCCCCTTGCCTATCGTTCAAAATGTCACACTATGGTCTCATCCAGGAAATAAGTGATTGTATTTCGATTTCAAACTATGATCAAGATTGCTTGACAAGTTAACTTTTAGACATGTTGTCGTAGTCtttaaaatcaatgcaaattcCATCCAATGCTTTCTAGTATGTGGTCAGGGCTCAACCTCTATTGTTCTATGTCTTTTTGCATGCTGGAACAGAACAAACAAATTGATAAATTTCATCTGTCAATAACTCACAGCCAGTCATATTTTTCACCTGAATATTTATTGCTCTTGAAGCTGATGTAGGACCTCCAACCTTTCCAAGATATCCTCCATGGATTGATGCTCAGGGTATCTCTTCTTCATGGTGTAAAAGTCTCCAAATCCTCCTGAAAAAAGTCacatcttttccattttcgaaCACAATACTAGTAATATATTGGCACATAAATTGTTGCACAAGGATAGTGTTTTGTTCAAGGTACGAGTACATAAACGTCACTGGAGAGCAAATCATCTTTAGACAAAAGATACGACATTGCACGACCAAATGAAGGTTgcatttggaattggaatctagcaaaagtttgtttgttgatgGCATGGACACGAAAGGGAAAGATTATGCCAAAGAATGATGAAGACTCCTTTTGGCAtgcaatacaaaaaaaaatcatgcaatAGTTAGATGAAGGTATTCATGCTTACTTTGGTCGTATTATTTGTGACACTCATTAAATTTAGGATTAGGACTTTGGACATGTAGGGTCAAGCTGACGGACAATGTGGACAAGGTAAAGAAGCCGTTTGTATTCCACCTTACCCGGTTTTGGTCCTTTGGGGTCTCGGATCCCTTTTTTCACATTGACGTGGTCTCCATCAAACCATTTACAAAACACatttagacattttttcaatgtatTTGTTTTAAATAAAGAATATTAATCGATCAAGTCATTCTAGAATGGCAAGAATAGAAGGTGTTgattttgcttgtttgtttttcaGACAGCTTGTGAGTGAAGCACGTGGCGACAGGAGTTTCGAGATGTGTTGCATCCATAGAAAGATGCCAAAGTCAGGGGGgtagaaaaaaatgtagttACAATTGTCGTGATGACTTGAAGCTTACATTTGTGGGGTTGATAACGATCTATCACAAGAGATGATGTTTACACTTGATTGAGGCTGTAGTTAATTGACTTTGGGTTCAATACCATTCGGTAAGAAAtatattactttttttttcatcaactaGGGCTTCTTCATGATTTCCAAGACTAGAGCGCCACCACTCCAGATACGGGTTAAAAACCACGGCTTAATATCGTACGCAATGGAGAGAGACTAATCATAATGATAATGGTGTGACTGAACAATAACTCAAGCATGGCTAACCAACGATCTCACTACGAAATCAAACAGTGCTAAAGTCCCCAAAGCCATCGCTAAAGGTATCCCCGTGGAAGGAGTTGATCATGCGCTTCTTGGCGGTGCTAAAGTCTCCAAAACCATCGCTGAACGTGTCTCCATGGAAAGGGTTGATCATCCTTTTCTTGGCCGTGCTAAAGTCCCCGAAACCGTGGCTGAATGTATCCCCATAGAAGCCATCGTTCGAACCGGACAGTCGCTTCTTGACCGTCATGAAGTTGCCGAACCCATTGGAAAAGGTGTCGCTGTGGAACCCATTCATACCTGAGTCCATGCGTTTATGGATGGGAATTCGCTTATGAATGGGAATGCGTTTGTGGATGGGGATCCGCTTGTGGAAGATGTATCGAGCCGCGTTCTTGGTCCGAGGCTCGGACATGAGTCGCTTGGCCGTGTAGAAATCGCCAAAACCATTGCTAAAGGTGTCGCCATAAAATCCGTCCGTGTTCATTTCCGGGTTACGTTTCCCTTCCATATGAACGTCGTAGTCTATGACGAGGTCGTTGTGGAATAAAGGGAATTTTGGGGaggggaagaaaaagagaaaaagagagtgtGACTGtcgaaaaaatggcaaaaatgctTCACAGTCAAAATAGTGCGGAATGATGAACCAGTGGTGGTCCGTGGAAAATGGCACAccacaaaaaatggcaatggtGGGGAACAAAATGTCCCTCAAATGTGTCATCGGGAGATAAAACAATTTGtcaagagcgagagaaagtgaaaaataacCCGAGAAAGGTCGTTCTGATCCTCAAACAAAAAGGCGGAGGACAACCATCTGTCATGCCCTTGAACTGGCCCTAACTCTGAGGGCTCAAAAGTTGTGTGTGTTCCCACGGGATGCGGTCACCTGTGAAGGCATCGCCATGCATGCCTCGTGATGTCATTTCTGGACGTCGTTTCTTCAGCGTCGTGAATCCTCCAAATCCTTCATCAAAGATTCCTTCATGGAAGCCTTTGGCTCCAGCACGTTTGGTACCAAATGCCTGATAGTATTGGGGTGATCGCTTCGTCCTTCTTGGCTCATTAGAAAGGCCCAGCCCTGTGTTCCAAGGTCATCAGACAAAAGGCAAGAGACATGAAATCTTGAGTCACACTCGCTCTCAAATGGAAACCGATTCGGCAGTTTTAACCACGGcgatttcattttgcaatgcATATGGTACTTCTACGATCAAGTCCCATATACTTTTCAAGGCTCTCTGACCAATCTCTCTACATCGTTCAGGCATACCCCATCAAGCCTTTCAATCTGGCTGTTTAAAAGACAAGCTATGTTATtaagtattttcaaaatcatatcATTCCCCACTTTTC from Tigriopus californicus strain San Diego chromosome 3, Tcal_SD_v2.1, whole genome shotgun sequence encodes:
- the LOC131877885 gene encoding uncharacterized protein LOC131877885, with the translated sequence MNSPGTLLGQNGLLKISFLGSIILALALSSVNASPLSTLAQQHGVGPHQGGLIEDPGQDYDVHMEGKRNPEMNTDGFYGDTFSNGFGDFYTAKRLMSEPRTKNAARYIFHKRIPIHKRIPIHKRIPIHKRMDSGGFGDFYTMKKRYPEHQSMEDILERLEVLHQLQEQ